The sequence below is a genomic window from Halomonas halophila.
ACTCGCCGGGCTGCCAGCCGTTGACGATGGGATAGCGGCGGTCGCGGCCGAAGCCGCGACGGGTGACGCGCACGCCCACCGGCGCCTGGCGACGCTTGTACTCGCAGCGGTCGACCAGTTTCACCACCTGATAGACATCGTCGCGCTCGAAGCCGGCGTCGATGATCGCCTCGGCACTCATGTCGCCCTCGATGTAGCGCACCAGGATGGCATCCAGGACGTCATAGTCCGGCAGCGAATCGCTGTCCTGCTGGTCCGGCGCCAGCTCGGCGGACGGCGGACGCTCGATGACCCGCTCGGGAATCGCCGGCGCCTGGGTGTTGCGCCAGCGCGCCAGGCGGTAGACCCAGGTCTTGTAGACGTCCTTGATGGCGTTGTAGCCGCCCACCATGTCGCCGTAGAGGGTGGCGTAGCCGACCGCCATCTCGCTCTTGTTGCCGGTGGTCAGCACCATCAGGCCCTTCTTGTTGGAGATTGCCATCAGCAGCACGCCGCGGCAGCGCGACTGCAGGTTCTCCTCGGTGGTGTCGCGCTCGGTGCCGGCGAAACTCTCAGCCAGGGTCGACATGAAGGACTCGACCATCGGCTCGATCGGCATCACCTCGTAGTCGACGCCCAGCAGCTCGGCCTGCTCGGCGGCGTCCTGCTTGGAAATGTCGGCGGTATAGTGGTACGGCATCATCACCGCGTGCACCCGCTGCGGCCCCAGCGCGTCCACCGCGATGGCCAGCGACAGCGCCGAGTCGATGCCGCCGGACAGGCCCAGCACCACACCCTTGAAGCCGCTCTTGTTGACGTAGTCGCGCAGTCCGGTGACCAGCGCGCAGTAGAGGTCCTCCTCGGGCTCGACCGACTCGTCGACCTCCCCGGCCTGGGGCACCCAGCGCTCCTGCTCGCGCACGAACTGTACCGGCATCAGCCCCACCGCCCAGTGCGGCGCCTGAACGCGCAGCTGGCCGTCGGCGTCGACACAGGCCGAGCCGCCGTCGAACACCAGCTCGTCCTGGCCACCGATCTGGTTGACATAGACGATCGGCAGCGACGCCTCGCGGGCGCGCTGCTCGAGCAGCGCCAGACGCTCGGCGGGCTTGTCCTGATGGAAGGGCGAAGCGTTGAGGGTGACCAGGATCTCGGCCCCGGCGTCCCGTGCCTGCTGCACCGGCGCCTCGGCCCAGACATCCTCGCAGATCAGGATGCCGAGCCTGGCGCCCTTGTGCTCGATCACCAGCGGCCGGGTGCCGACCGCGAAGTAACGCTGCTCGTCGAACACCTGGTAGTTGGGCAGCGCCTGCTTGGCGTATTCGTCGAGCCACTCGCCGTTGTAGAGCACGCCGGCCAGGTTCCAGGTCTGCCCCTCGCGGCGCCCGGGATAGCCGACGATCACCATCACGTCACGGGACATCTTCTCGGCCATCCGTGCCCGGGCCTCGCGCAGCCGCGTTTCCATGGAAGGGCGCAGCAGCAGGTCCTCCGGCGGATAGCCAGTCAGGAACAGCTCGGGCAGCACCACGATATCGGCACCATGCTCGATGCGCGCCTCGCGAACCGTCTCGATGGCCCGGTCGGTGTTGCCGGGAATGTCCCCCACCAGGGGGTCCAGCTGAGCCATCACCAGCGTCAGGTCTTGCATGGGCGTAGAAATCTCTCGAGAATCCTTGGATACCCGCATTGTCCCGCAAGGGCGGTCGAGTGGCAAAGGCGGCCGACACGCTACAGGGAGCGCTTAAGGATGAACCTCTTGCTGATCCGCCTGATCATCTTCGCCGTGCTGTTCTTCGCCGGCCTCAAGCTCTATCGCATGTACCGCGAATGGAAACTCGACCGGGAAGACGCCGACCAGGCAAGCCATCAGGGCGGACAGATGGTCCGCTGCGCCTGGTGTCAGGTGCACCTGCCGGAAAACGACGCCCTGCGCGAGAAGGGCGAGTGGTTCTGCTCCACCGACCACCGCGACAAGTATCTGGAGGAGCGCCGGCGCGAGGACTGACGGCGCCGCCCTCCTCTCTTCGACCGCACCGCGCTCTTCGTTACCGCCTCGATGTCACCCGGCCTTCGAGACGGTACGGCACCGGATCGAGTATCGGCTCGCGCCCCAGCAGCGCGTCGACCAGCAGGTGCGTCGAGGCCGGCGCCAGCACCAGCCCGTTACGGTAGTGGCCGGCATTGACGTGGAGACCCTCCAGCCCCGGCACCGCGCCGATGAACGGCACGCCGTCCGGCGATCCCGGGCGCAGCCCCGCCCAGTGATGCTCCACCTCGCACTCGGCCAGCGCCGGCACGATGCCGATCGCCGACGCGCGCAACGAGGCCTTCGCCTCGGCGTCCGTGGTCTTGTCGAAACCGGTCTCCTCGAGGGTCGAGCCGGCCAGCACCCGGCCATCGGCCCGCGGAATCACATAGCGTCCGTCCATCAGTACCACGCGATTCACCAGCCCCGGCGGCGCCTCGAACAGGATCATCTGCCCCTTCACCGGGCGCACCGGCAGCGCCATCCAGACCCGCTCGAGCAGTTCCGCCGCCCAGGCGCCGCCGCAGACGATCGTGTGATCGCCCTCGACGATGCCGTCCGCGGTCTCGACGCCCGTGACCCGCGCCGCCGACTGCCGGAAGCCCGTGACCTCGCTGCCCTCTCGCAGCGTGACGCGAGGCATGGCCTCGAGCCGGCAGCGCAGCGCCTGGCCCAGGCGAGGATTGCGGATGCTGCCGAGGGTCGGCATCCACAGCGCATCATCGAAGCCCGGCGCGGCCTGTGGCTCCTTGGCATAGAGGAAATCGGCCGAGACCCGCTCCAGCGGTTTGCCCACCTCACGCGCCCAGCGCTCGGCCTGGGCCTCGTCATCGACCCGCAGGTAGAGCAGGCCCTTCTGACGATATTCCGGATCGACGCCGGTTTCCTCGAAGAGCCGCAGGGCCAGCTCGGGATAGAAGCCCTCCGACCAGGTGGCAAGGCGGGAGACGGGCGCCGAGTGGCGCCAGG
It includes:
- a CDS encoding NAD+ synthase — protein: MQDLTLVMAQLDPLVGDIPGNTDRAIETVREARIEHGADIVVLPELFLTGYPPEDLLLRPSMETRLREARARMAEKMSRDVMVIVGYPGRREGQTWNLAGVLYNGEWLDEYAKQALPNYQVFDEQRYFAVGTRPLVIEHKGARLGILICEDVWAEAPVQQARDAGAEILVTLNASPFHQDKPAERLALLEQRAREASLPIVYVNQIGGQDELVFDGGSACVDADGQLRVQAPHWAVGLMPVQFVREQERWVPQAGEVDESVEPEEDLYCALVTGLRDYVNKSGFKGVVLGLSGGIDSALSLAIAVDALGPQRVHAVMMPYHYTADISKQDAAEQAELLGVDYEVMPIEPMVESFMSTLAESFAGTERDTTEENLQSRCRGVLLMAISNKKGLMVLTTGNKSEMAVGYATLYGDMVGGYNAIKDVYKTWVYRLARWRNTQAPAIPERVIERPPSAELAPDQQDSDSLPDYDVLDAILVRYIEGDMSAEAIIDAGFERDDVYQVVKLVDRCEYKRRQAPVGVRVTRRGFGRDRRYPIVNGWQPGE
- a CDS encoding PP0621 family protein, with the translated sequence MNLLLIRLIIFAVLFFAGLKLYRMYREWKLDREDADQASHQGGQMVRCAWCQVHLPENDALREKGEWFCSTDHRDKYLEERRRED
- the thiO gene encoding glycine oxidase ThiO, translated to MSDFLVVGGGVIGMMTTLQLADAGHSVTLLERGRCGREASWAGGGIVSPLYPWRHSAPVSRLATWSEGFYPELALRLFEETGVDPEYRQKGLLYLRVDDEAQAERWAREVGKPLERVSADFLYAKEPQAAPGFDDALWMPTLGSIRNPRLGQALRCRLEAMPRVTLREGSEVTGFRQSAARVTGVETADGIVEGDHTIVCGGAWAAELLERVWMALPVRPVKGQMILFEAPPGLVNRVVLMDGRYVIPRADGRVLAGSTLEETGFDKTTDAEAKASLRASAIGIVPALAECEVEHHWAGLRPGSPDGVPFIGAVPGLEGLHVNAGHYRNGLVLAPASTHLLVDALLGREPILDPVPYRLEGRVTSRR